The following proteins are co-located in the Silene latifolia isolate original U9 population chromosome 1, ASM4854445v1, whole genome shotgun sequence genome:
- the LOC141617344 gene encoding ras-related protein RAB1BV-like isoform X1: MGCRVTCPCRVVSVSVLVQPSWQLPSSSLKYLSKINNIENIRGNQRGRELIMIISSSFFLLATALGGFAGVGKSCLLLRFSDGTFTTNFITTIGIDFKIRTIELDGRRIKLQIWDTAGQERFRTITTAYYRGAMGILLVYDVTDESSFNNIRNWIRNIEQHASDNVNKILVGNKADMDESRRAVPRAKGQALADEYGIKFFETSARTNLNVEEVFFSIGRDIKQRLADSDTRQEAQGPITIGRVDQQDGNSAPAKSACCGS, encoded by the exons atgggatgccgtgtcacgtgtccgtgtcgtgtcgtgtccgtgtccgttttggtgcaaccTAGTTGGCAGTTGCCTTCCTCCTCTTTGAAATATCTCTCCAAAATCAACAACATCGAAAATATCCGGGGAAATCAA CGAGGGCGAGAGCTGATTATGATTATCTCATCAAGCTTCTTCTTATTGGCGACAGCG CTGGGTGGATTTGCAGGTGTGGGTAAGAGTTGCCTCCTCCTGCGATTCTCTGATGGTACCTTCACAACAAATTTTATTACCACCATTGG TATCGATTTTAAGATCCGAACCATAGAGCTCGATGGAAGGAGGATTAAGCTTCAGATTTGGGATACTGCTGGTCAGGAACGATTTAGAACCATCACAACTG CTTATTATCGAGGAGCTATGGGTATTCTTCTGGTGTACGATGTTACTGATGAATCGTCATTCAACA ATATCAGAAACTGGATACGGAACATTGAGCAGCATGCTTCCGACAATGTTAACAAGATATTGGTAGGGAACAAAGCTGATATGGATGAGAGTAGAAGG GCTGTCCCGAGAGCTAAAGGCCAAGCACTAGCTGATGAGTATGGAATTAAATTCTTTGAGACT AGTGCAAGGACGAATCTAAATGTTGAGGAGGTCTTCTTTTCGATAGGCAGGGACATAAAGCAAAGGCTGGCAGATTCCGATACCAGGCAAGAG GCTCAAGGCCCAATTACAATTGGACGTGTAGACCAACAGGATGGCAACTCAGCCCCTGCTAAATCAGCTTGCTGTGGCTCTTAA
- the LOC141617344 gene encoding ras-related protein RAB1BV-like isoform X2, with the protein MAAPPARARADYDYLIKLLLIGDSGVGKSCLLLRFSDGTFTTNFITTIGIDFKIRTIELDGRRIKLQIWDTAGQERFRTITTAYYRGAMGILLVYDVTDESSFNNIRNWIRNIEQHASDNVNKILVGNKADMDESRRAVPRAKGQALADEYGIKFFETSARTNLNVEEVFFSIGRDIKQRLADSDTRQEAQGPITIGRVDQQDGNSAPAKSACCGS; encoded by the exons atggCTGCTCCACCAGCGAGGGCGAGAGCTGATTATGATTATCTCATCAAGCTTCTTCTTATTGGCGACAGCG GTGTGGGTAAGAGTTGCCTCCTCCTGCGATTCTCTGATGGTACCTTCACAACAAATTTTATTACCACCATTGG TATCGATTTTAAGATCCGAACCATAGAGCTCGATGGAAGGAGGATTAAGCTTCAGATTTGGGATACTGCTGGTCAGGAACGATTTAGAACCATCACAACTG CTTATTATCGAGGAGCTATGGGTATTCTTCTGGTGTACGATGTTACTGATGAATCGTCATTCAACA ATATCAGAAACTGGATACGGAACATTGAGCAGCATGCTTCCGACAATGTTAACAAGATATTGGTAGGGAACAAAGCTGATATGGATGAGAGTAGAAGG GCTGTCCCGAGAGCTAAAGGCCAAGCACTAGCTGATGAGTATGGAATTAAATTCTTTGAGACT AGTGCAAGGACGAATCTAAATGTTGAGGAGGTCTTCTTTTCGATAGGCAGGGACATAAAGCAAAGGCTGGCAGATTCCGATACCAGGCAAGAG GCTCAAGGCCCAATTACAATTGGACGTGTAGACCAACAGGATGGCAACTCAGCCCCTGCTAAATCAGCTTGCTGTGGCTCTTAA
- the LOC141617344 gene encoding ras-related protein RAB1BV-like isoform X3 — MIISSSFFLLATALGGFAGVGKSCLLLRFSDGTFTTNFITTIGIDFKIRTIELDGRRIKLQIWDTAGQERFRTITTAYYRGAMGILLVYDVTDESSFNNIRNWIRNIEQHASDNVNKILVGNKADMDESRRAVPRAKGQALADEYGIKFFETSARTNLNVEEVFFSIGRDIKQRLADSDTRQEAQGPITIGRVDQQDGNSAPAKSACCGS; from the exons ATGATTATCTCATCAAGCTTCTTCTTATTGGCGACAGCG CTGGGTGGATTTGCAGGTGTGGGTAAGAGTTGCCTCCTCCTGCGATTCTCTGATGGTACCTTCACAACAAATTTTATTACCACCATTGG TATCGATTTTAAGATCCGAACCATAGAGCTCGATGGAAGGAGGATTAAGCTTCAGATTTGGGATACTGCTGGTCAGGAACGATTTAGAACCATCACAACTG CTTATTATCGAGGAGCTATGGGTATTCTTCTGGTGTACGATGTTACTGATGAATCGTCATTCAACA ATATCAGAAACTGGATACGGAACATTGAGCAGCATGCTTCCGACAATGTTAACAAGATATTGGTAGGGAACAAAGCTGATATGGATGAGAGTAGAAGG GCTGTCCCGAGAGCTAAAGGCCAAGCACTAGCTGATGAGTATGGAATTAAATTCTTTGAGACT AGTGCAAGGACGAATCTAAATGTTGAGGAGGTCTTCTTTTCGATAGGCAGGGACATAAAGCAAAGGCTGGCAGATTCCGATACCAGGCAAGAG GCTCAAGGCCCAATTACAATTGGACGTGTAGACCAACAGGATGGCAACTCAGCCCCTGCTAAATCAGCTTGCTGTGGCTCTTAA